One genomic region from Halomicrobium zhouii encodes:
- a CDS encoding ABC transporter ATP-binding protein, which translates to MTREDRHPGIGTVHEEEGGVSDPLLDLLRRYVPGNVGVFCIAVWTTILHQLLTLVPPYLLGETLDAFFTQQRTSLSLVLVPQTWIPTGTRGQFVFIAGLFVATALATAITQAVQFVTFRWFQQSVLHDLRTNAFDATQRLDMAFFETEATGNVMSVLNNDVNQLRDFLLGGLRQFVESTTLLLGLLGFMIGLHWQLTVFSMSFLPLMLGLVYAYQQAIEPRYDDRRSAVGNLNAHVQNAIDGIETIKTFSTEHRERSELQTHSRTFWQADWRAAKVSGFFYSTRRLLTEVMSIAIVVVGGWWVLFGPPLAFSAPLTAGLFVTFLFYGRRLVKESSQIGDLVDTYTDARASAKRVFGLIQYPTKITKSADAEPLRSVDGHVEYDDVSFTYPNADSATLKDVSFEAQPGEFVGLVGPTGAGKSTALKLLLRLYDTDDGTITIDGTDVSTTTVASLREAVGYVSQDPFLFGGTVRENIAYSAPDASEERVIDAAKRANAHGFIRTLPDGYDTDVGERGVKLSGGQRQRITIARAILKEPPILILDEATSHVDTQTELLIQESLRDLVATRTTFVIAHQLSTIREADQLLVFRDGRIVESGDHEALVEQDGLYASLWRIHTGETAELPDQLHPHGR; encoded by the coding sequence ATGACCAGGGAGGACCGTCACCCTGGCATTGGGACTGTGCACGAAGAGGAAGGCGGAGTTTCGGATCCACTCCTGGATTTGCTCAGACGATATGTACCAGGAAACGTCGGTGTCTTCTGCATCGCCGTCTGGACGACGATTCTCCATCAGCTCCTCACGCTCGTCCCACCGTATCTCCTCGGTGAGACACTCGACGCCTTCTTCACCCAACAGCGTACCTCGCTCTCGCTCGTACTCGTTCCACAAACGTGGATTCCGACTGGAACACGCGGCCAGTTCGTCTTTATCGCGGGGCTCTTCGTGGCGACCGCCCTGGCGACAGCAATCACGCAGGCAGTCCAGTTCGTGACCTTCCGCTGGTTCCAGCAATCAGTCCTTCACGATCTCCGGACGAATGCTTTCGACGCAACCCAGCGGCTCGATATGGCGTTCTTCGAGACCGAAGCAACGGGGAACGTTATGAGCGTCCTCAACAACGACGTCAACCAGTTACGAGACTTTCTCCTTGGCGGGCTCAGACAGTTCGTCGAGTCGACGACGTTACTGCTCGGACTCCTCGGCTTCATGATCGGGCTGCACTGGCAACTCACCGTGTTTTCGATGTCGTTTCTCCCCTTGATGCTCGGGCTGGTGTACGCCTATCAGCAGGCGATCGAACCGCGCTACGACGACCGTCGGTCGGCAGTTGGGAACTTGAATGCGCACGTCCAGAACGCGATCGACGGCATCGAGACGATCAAAACGTTCAGTACCGAGCATCGGGAGCGCTCAGAGCTTCAAACGCATTCCCGAACGTTCTGGCAGGCCGACTGGCGCGCAGCGAAGGTTTCAGGATTCTTTTACTCGACTCGACGACTCCTCACCGAAGTGATGTCGATCGCTATCGTCGTCGTCGGTGGATGGTGGGTGCTGTTCGGGCCACCACTCGCGTTTTCTGCCCCCCTCACGGCAGGCCTCTTCGTCACGTTCCTTTTCTACGGACGGCGGCTCGTCAAGGAGTCGTCACAGATTGGAGATCTAGTCGATACGTACACCGACGCAAGGGCGTCGGCTAAACGAGTGTTTGGCCTCATCCAATACCCGACGAAGATAACCAAATCAGCCGACGCAGAGCCACTGAGAAGCGTCGACGGGCACGTCGAATACGACGACGTGTCGTTCACGTACCCGAACGCCGATAGCGCGACGCTGAAAGACGTTAGTTTCGAAGCCCAGCCTGGCGAGTTTGTCGGACTCGTCGGACCGACGGGAGCCGGTAAATCGACCGCATTGAAACTCCTACTGCGGTTATATGACACCGACGACGGGACGATCACGATCGACGGTACCGACGTATCGACGACGACGGTAGCGAGTCTTCGCGAGGCAGTCGGGTACGTGAGTCAAGACCCGTTCTTGTTCGGGGGCACTGTCCGTGAGAATATCGCGTATAGTGCCCCAGACGCCAGTGAAGAGCGAGTTATTGACGCAGCCAAGCGTGCGAACGCCCACGGTTTCATCCGTACTCTTCCCGATGGGTACGATACAGACGTGGGCGAACGAGGTGTGAAACTCTCCGGCGGTCAGCGCCAGCGGATTACCATCGCTCGAGCGATTCTCAAGGAGCCACCAATCCTGATTCTCGACGAAGCGACCAGCCACGTCGACACTCAGACCGAGTTGCTGATTCAAGAGAGCCTTCGCGACCTTGTCGCTACACGGACGACGTTCGTGATCGCCCATCAACTCTCGACAATTCGAGAGGCAGATCAGTTGCTCGTGTTCCGTGATGGGCGGATCGTGGAATCGGGTGACCACGAAGCACTCGTCGAACAAGATGGATTGTACGCATCGCTCTGGAGGATTCATACCGGAGAAACGGCGGAGCTACCGGATCAGCTCCATCCACACGGCCGATAG
- a CDS encoding alpha/beta fold hydrolase, translating to MQTTETVEETTVTFDRRGTGQPLVFLHGGMAPSEYWDPVVPHFDDYATIVPRRPGFGTCRDDPGETSADEVLDREVEYVHTLVDAVDGEPILFGHSYGALTAIEAATAAEVAAVVAYEPAILPEGFRAEANLADRMESLIARGERHEAVKRYVELVLHPDGIDDLDGWLDAWPPWPACVDLAEEVLRMNRAVEQYRLPDRLAVDAPVLVLTGTDGPEFLRESARDVHEALPHSRLVEFDGISHGGPSKAPAVVATEVEAFLQA from the coding sequence ATGCAAACGACCGAGACTGTCGAGGAGACCACGGTAACGTTCGATCGACGCGGGACTGGCCAGCCGTTGGTCTTCCTCCACGGCGGGATGGCACCCAGCGAGTACTGGGACCCAGTCGTGCCACACTTCGACGACTACGCCACGATCGTCCCCCGGCGGCCAGGCTTTGGGACCTGCCGCGACGATCCAGGGGAGACGAGTGCCGACGAGGTACTGGATCGCGAGGTCGAGTACGTCCACACGCTCGTCGACGCCGTCGACGGTGAGCCGATCCTCTTCGGGCACTCCTACGGCGCGCTCACGGCCATCGAGGCTGCGACGGCTGCCGAGGTTGCGGCGGTCGTCGCCTACGAGCCGGCGATCCTTCCGGAGGGCTTCCGGGCCGAGGCCAACCTCGCCGACCGGATGGAGTCACTCATCGCGAGGGGCGAACGCCACGAGGCCGTCAAGCGCTACGTCGAACTGGTGTTACATCCCGACGGCATCGACGACCTCGACGGGTGGCTGGACGCGTGGCCACCCTGGCCTGCCTGCGTCGACCTCGCCGAGGAAGTGCTCCGGATGAACCGTGCCGTCGAGCAGTACCGACTTCCCGACCGGCTCGCCGTCGACGCTCCCGTACTCGTGCTGACTGGGACCGACGGCCCGGAGTTCCTGCGAGAGAGTGCTCGGGACGTCCACGAAGCGCTGCCCCACAGTCGTCTCGTGGAGTTCGATGGTATCAGTCACGGCGGGCCGAGTAAAGCGCCAGCGGTGGTCGCGACGGAAGTCGAGGCGTTCCTGCAGGCGTAG